Proteins from a genomic interval of bacterium:
- the miaB gene encoding tRNA (N6-isopentenyl adenosine(37)-C2)-methylthiotransferase MiaB translates to MKVYIKTFGCQMNKHDSEVVLGLLLSQGYKAVESREKADVILVNTCSVRKHAEDKVYSMLGELTKLKKSKPDLIVGVMGCMAQKDKKGIFKRSSNVNFVCGTHNFQKIPEMIKTVAEQKTKIDLTEMGKQVFVSPTLSSRGEKNSAWVSIMKGCDNFCSYCIVPYVRGREISRPADDIMREVKELAHQGYKEINLLGQNVNSYGKGLNENVDFSDLLKLIHEIEDIKSIYFITSHPKDISLKLIDTIANLEKVSRSFHFPLQSGSDKILHLMNRGYTLSHYVDIVNKLKERIHDIKLGTDIIVGFPGEDETDFNQTYQIIKEIKFSQVYMFKYSPRQGTAAFKLKDNVTEQIKKDRLNKTINLQRSI, encoded by the coding sequence ATGAAAGTCTATATTAAAACCTTTGGATGTCAGATGAATAAGCATGATTCTGAGGTGGTTTTGGGACTGCTGTTGAGTCAGGGTTATAAAGCGGTAGAAAGCAGGGAAAAAGCCGATGTTATCTTAGTAAACACCTGTTCCGTGAGAAAACATGCTGAAGACAAGGTATACAGCATGCTGGGAGAATTGACGAAACTCAAAAAAAGTAAGCCCGACCTTATTGTCGGAGTCATGGGCTGTATGGCTCAGAAGGACAAGAAAGGGATTTTTAAACGCTCTTCAAATGTAAACTTTGTGTGCGGTACGCATAATTTTCAAAAAATACCTGAAATGATAAAAACCGTAGCTGAACAAAAAACAAAGATAGACCTTACGGAGATGGGAAAACAGGTTTTCGTCTCCCCCACTCTGTCTTCCAGAGGAGAGAAGAATTCTGCATGGGTCTCTATAATGAAGGGCTGTGATAATTTTTGCTCATACTGCATTGTGCCTTATGTAAGAGGCAGAGAAATTTCCAGACCTGCAGATGATATTATGCGGGAGGTCAAAGAACTTGCTCATCAGGGTTATAAGGAAATAAATCTTCTCGGACAAAATGTTAATTCGTACGGCAAAGGGCTGAATGAGAATGTTGATTTCTCAGACCTGCTTAAACTGATTCACGAAATAGAAGATATTAAATCAATATACTTTATAACGTCTCATCCCAAAGACATTTCCCTGAAACTGATTGATACTATAGCAAATCTGGAAAAAGTGAGCAGATCCTTTCACTTTCCTCTGCAGTCAGGTTCGGATAAGATTCTCCATTTAATGAATCGGGGATATACTCTGTCTCATTATGTGGACATAGTTAATAAACTGAAAGAGAGGATACATGATATTAAGCTTGGAACGGATATTATTGTGGGATTTCCGGGAGAAGATGAAACAGATTTTAATCAAACCTATCAGATAATAAAAGAAATAAAATTTTCTCAGGTCTATATGTTTAAATATTCCCCGCGTCAGGGAACAGCCGCATTCAAGCTTAAGGATAACGTCACTGAACAGATAAAAAAAGACAGATTAAATAAAACAATAAATTTGCAAAGGTCTATTTAA
- a CDS encoding DUF5661 family protein, translating into MSSEKSFSSDEAKKIGEQLGITWDKFDVEQFRMGMDVELEHGLVSPATNVTNDDPLTTGKIALAHLEEFSDYYTRLEKMEKEAEDSLL; encoded by the coding sequence ATGAGCAGTGAAAAAAGTTTTAGTTCTGATGAAGCAAAAAAGATCGGGGAGCAGTTAGGAATAACCTGGGATAAGTTTGATGTAGAGCAGTTTCGAATGGGGATGGATGTGGAGTTGGAGCATGGTTTAGTTAGTCCGGCAACAAATGTTACCAATGATGACCCCTTAACGACAGGGAAGATTGCGCTTGCGCACTTAGAAGAATTTTCCGATTATTATACGAGATTAGAAAAGATGGAAAAAGAAGCAGAGGATTCTCTTTTATAA